In the genome of Notamacropus eugenii isolate mMacEug1 chromosome 5, mMacEug1.pri_v2, whole genome shotgun sequence, one region contains:
- the LOC140503738 gene encoding S-formylglutathione hydrolase, whose translation MALKQISSNKCFEGFQKVYEHDSVELKCKMKFGIYLPPKAETEKCPVLYWLSGLTCTEQNFITKAGYHQAAAEHGLIVVAPDTSPRGCNIKGEDDSWDFGTGAGFYVNATEEPWKTNYRMYSYVIDELPKLINANFPADPKKISIFGHSMGGHGALICALKNPGKYKSVSAFAPICNPVLCPWGKKAFGGYLGSDQSKWEAYDATQLVKSYPDSQLDILIDQGKDDQFLKDGQLLPDNFIAACAERKIPVVFRLQEGYDHNYYFIATFINDHIRHHAKYLNA comes from the coding sequence ATGGCcttgaaacagatttccagcaaCAAGTGCTTTGAAGGTTTTCAGAAAGTTTATGAGCATGACAGTGTGGaactaaaatgcaaaatgaaatttgGAATCTACTTACCACCAAAGGCAGAAACTGAAAAATGTCCTGTACTTTATTGGCTGTCTGGTTTAACTTGCACAGAACAAAATTTTATCACAAAAGCTGGTTATCACCAAGCTGCAGCAGAGCATGGCCTCATTGTTGTTGCACCTGATACCAGTCCACGTGGCTGTAATATTAAAGGAGAAGATGATAGCTGGGACTTTGGTACTGGTGCTGGTTTTTATGTGAATGCCACTGAAGAACCTTGGAAAACCAACTATAGGATGTACTCTTACGTAATAGATGAGCTGCCCAAGCTGATAAATGCCAATTTTCCAGCTGACCCAAAGAAGATATCTATTTTTGGCCATTCTATGGGAGGCCATGGAGCTCTGATTTGTGCTCTGAAGAATCCTGGAAAATACAAATCTGTGTCAGCATTCGCTCCAATCTGCAATCCAGTACTCTGTCCTTGGGGGAAAAAGGCCTTTGGTGGATATTTAGGATCAGATCAAAGTAAGTGGGAGGCATATGATGCTACTCAACTTGTGAAATCTTATCCAGATTCTCAGTTGGACATATTAATCGATCAAGGCAAAGATGACCAGTTCCTTAAAGATGGGCAATTACTTCCTGACAACTTTATAGCTGCTTGTGCGGAGCGGAAAATTCCAGTTGTTTTTCGATTGCAAGAGGGATATGATCATAACTACTACTTCATAGCAACTTTTATTAATGATCACATCAGACATCATGCAAAATACTTGAACGCATAA